From one Bacteroidota bacterium genomic stretch:
- the argH gene encoding argininosuccinate lyase, with product MNNKIWQKEYLSSDEHAEMIEKFTVGNDKVFDLQLAKFDVIGSLAHVKMLETVGLLTSDEWKLIDKALRDILQEIKLGQFTIEDGVEDVHSQIEFLLTERIGEAGKKIHSARSRNDQVLLDIKLFLRHQITEIAQHTEQLFNALIGLSETHKKKYLPGYTHFQLAMPSSFGLWFAAYAESLIDDTEVLVSAFHVCNKNPLGSGAGYGSSFPIDRILTTQLMEFETMNYNVVYAQMSRGKTEKIVAMAMANIAATLSKFAYDICLYMNQNFAFVSFPDSLTTGSSIMPHKKNPDVFELIRAKCNRIQALPNELTLLTNNLPSGYHRDWQLTKECLFPAIDELLNCLKMAVFMLEHMEVQENILADDKYNLLYSVEEVNREVTNGVPFRDAYKNIASKIETGHYEPSKHISHTHEGSMGNLCNDKIVREFKTVVGKILKKPNL from the coding sequence ATGAATAATAAAATTTGGCAAAAAGAATATCTATCATCTGATGAGCATGCTGAAATGATTGAAAAATTTACTGTTGGCAATGACAAGGTGTTTGATTTGCAATTGGCAAAGTTTGATGTAATAGGTTCTTTGGCTCATGTAAAAATGCTTGAAACTGTGGGCTTACTTACCAGCGATGAATGGAAGCTAATAGACAAAGCTTTAAGAGATATATTACAGGAGATAAAATTGGGTCAGTTTACAATTGAAGATGGGGTAGAAGATGTTCACTCGCAAATTGAATTTTTACTGACAGAAAGAATAGGTGAAGCAGGCAAAAAAATACACAGTGCCAGGTCAAGAAACGACCAAGTATTGTTAGATATAAAATTATTTCTCCGGCATCAAATTACAGAAATAGCACAACATACAGAGCAACTTTTTAATGCATTAATTGGTTTAAGTGAAACCCATAAAAAAAAGTATTTACCAGGCTATACGCACTTTCAGTTGGCTATGCCTTCGTCTTTTGGTTTGTGGTTTGCGGCTTACGCTGAATCGCTGATAGATGATACGGAAGTTTTAGTTTCGGCATTTCATGTTTGTAATAAAAATCCTTTGGGTTCGGGGGCTGGGTATGGGTCTTCGTTTCCAATTGACAGAATACTTACCACCCAATTAATGGAATTTGAAACCATGAATTACAATGTTGTTTATGCGCAAATGAGCAGAGGGAAAACAGAAAAGATAGTAGCCATGGCTATGGCAAACATAGCTGCTACGCTTTCAAAATTTGCGTACGATATCTGTTTATATATGAACCAAAATTTTGCATTTGTTTCTTTTCCTGATTCATTAACAACAGGTAGTAGTATTATGCCACATAAAAAAAATCCCGATGTGTTTGAATTAATTCGGGCCAAATGTAACCGCATTCAAGCTTTACCCAATGAACTTACTTTGTTAACTAATAACTTACCATCAGGTTATCACCGCGATTGGCAGCTAACCAAAGAGTGTTTGTTTCCTGCTATTGATGAATTACTAAACTGCTTGAAAATGGCAGTTTTTATGTTGGAACATATGGAAGTACAAGAAAATATTCTTGCAGATGATAAGTATAATTTGCTTTATAGTGTAGAGGAGGTAAACAGGGAAGTAACAAATGGTGTACCTTTCAGAGATGCGTATAAAAACATTGCTTCAAAAATAGAAACAGGGCATTATGAACCATCAAAACACATAAGCCATACACACGAAGGAAGCATGGGCAATTTATGTAATGATAAAATTGTAAGGGAATTTAAAACAGTGGTAGGGAAAATTTTAAAGAAGCCGAACTTATAA